The Prosthecobacter dejongeii genome contains a region encoding:
- a CDS encoding GspE/PulE family protein, translating into MTPQNVVDMLEARGLIDNGQAYDITQDAVHNGKEILQVVLDYGIFTSEDEFWALVAEELGADHFDLTEFEPPTSVVGLIPAGMARLYGAFPITLDGRGLHVAFTDPLNPQLVEDLRFGLDKIIVPVVARRSQVQTLIDKHYGTGAPSIDDIFGNLKNADKNSPEIEANSAPIVKFVDLVMTQAIKERASDIHFEPFEHEFKIRYRVDGALYEMAPPPVHLATSVISRIKVMSNMNIAERRIPQDGRIMTSVNGKPVDMRVSSLPTQHGESVVLRVLDRSSVNLDLEQLGMPTHLFDYITETINKPNGIFIVTGPTGAGKTTTLYACLRRINTIDTKLLTAEDPVEYELDGVMQVPVNDAVGLTFARALRAFLRQDPDRIMVGEMRDKETAQIAIQASLTGHLVLSTLHTNDAAGAVTRLVDMGVEPFLVAATLEGVLAQRLLRTVCKNCRVAYEPSLSILNQLNLSQSDIGGKQFYTGNGCEKCGGSGYKGRKGLYELLHVNDPIRDLITQRAPTLVLKQKAIELGMATLREDGLRNIYDGETTIEEVLKYT; encoded by the coding sequence ATGACACCCCAGAATGTGGTAGATATGCTCGAAGCCCGGGGCCTGATTGACAATGGCCAGGCTTACGACATTACCCAGGACGCCGTCCACAATGGCAAAGAAATCCTCCAGGTGGTTCTCGATTATGGCATCTTCACCAGTGAAGATGAATTTTGGGCCCTAGTGGCCGAAGAACTCGGCGCAGACCATTTTGATCTGACCGAGTTTGAGCCCCCTACCTCCGTGGTGGGACTCATCCCCGCCGGCATGGCCCGCCTCTACGGGGCCTTCCCCATCACGCTCGATGGCCGCGGCCTCCACGTCGCTTTTACAGATCCGCTCAATCCGCAGCTCGTTGAAGATCTGCGTTTCGGTCTCGATAAGATCATCGTCCCCGTCGTCGCGCGTCGCAGCCAGGTGCAGACGCTCATTGACAAACATTATGGCACGGGAGCTCCCAGCATTGATGACATCTTCGGCAATCTCAAAAACGCCGACAAAAACTCCCCAGAAATCGAGGCCAACTCCGCGCCCATCGTGAAGTTTGTGGACCTCGTGATGACCCAGGCCATCAAAGAGCGCGCTTCGGACATCCACTTTGAGCCGTTCGAGCACGAATTCAAAATCCGCTATCGCGTGGATGGTGCCCTGTATGAAATGGCCCCACCCCCGGTTCATCTGGCCACCAGCGTCATCTCCCGTATCAAGGTGATGTCGAACATGAACATCGCCGAGCGGCGCATCCCTCAGGACGGTCGTATCATGACCTCCGTCAATGGCAAGCCCGTGGACATGCGTGTCAGTTCCCTGCCCACTCAGCATGGCGAATCTGTAGTGCTTCGTGTCCTTGATCGCAGTTCCGTCAATCTGGACCTTGAGCAATTGGGCATGCCCACCCATCTCTTTGATTACATCACGGAGACGATCAATAAGCCCAACGGCATCTTCATCGTCACAGGCCCCACGGGTGCGGGCAAGACGACTACTTTGTACGCCTGCCTTCGCCGCATCAATACCATTGACACCAAGCTGCTCACCGCTGAAGACCCAGTGGAATATGAGCTGGATGGGGTCATGCAGGTGCCCGTCAACGATGCTGTCGGCCTGACCTTTGCCCGCGCCCTCCGCGCCTTCCTGCGTCAGGATCCAGACCGCATCATGGTGGGAGAAATGCGTGACAAGGAAACAGCTCAGATTGCCATCCAGGCCTCGCTCACAGGTCACTTAGTACTCAGCACTCTGCATACTAACGATGCTGCAGGTGCCGTCACACGTCTTGTGGACATGGGCGTCGAGCCCTTCCTAGTCGCCGCAACATTGGAGGGCGTCCTAGCCCAGCGTTTGCTCCGCACCGTCTGCAAAAACTGCCGTGTGGCTTACGAACCTAGCCTTTCCATCCTCAACCAACTCAATCTCAGCCAGTCAGATATCGGCGGAAAACAATTTTATACCGGCAACGGCTGCGAAAAATGCGGCGGCAGCGGCTACAAAGGGCGAAAAGGTCTCTACGAACTGCTTCATGTGAATGATCCCATTCGCGATCTCATCACCCAGCGAGCCCCCACCCTCGTGCTAAAACAAAAAGCCATCGAACTCGGCATGGCCACTCTCCGCGAAGACGGTCTTCGGAACATTTACGACGGAGAAACCACCATCGAAGAAGTGCTGAAATACACCTGA
- a CDS encoding type II secretion system F family protein has protein sequence MPKFHYIALDQNGQEVAGELDASSEAEAINLLRQSQLYPTQVAQEGKGDAAVKKRAKTTAAPKGKGKAVKAGANAKIKAKVLMIFTRQLATLIDSGLPLLRGLTVLARQEPNPVMKSTVSTIAENVQTGSTFSETLSQYPKIFNKLYINMVKAGELGGVLEVVLNRLAEYQEKAQKLKNKVVAAMVYPIIVMIIAVVIMVFLMLVIVPRFEKIFEDMLGSADKLPQLTKIVIGFSRWMGDNFPYLVAGVVVITVAWKLYAATVGGRRVIDGLKLKIPLFGDVQRKTAISRFSRTLGTLVTSGVPILQALNITRETAGNVVVSDAITKVHDAVKEGESMVAPLESSNVFPPMVISMVDVGEETGQLPEMLLKIADVYEDEVDNAVSALTSMLEPLMIVMLAVVVGVIVMALFLPLIEVIKGLSGGA, from the coding sequence ATGCCGAAGTTCCACTACATCGCCCTCGATCAAAACGGTCAAGAAGTCGCCGGTGAACTCGATGCCTCCAGCGAAGCCGAGGCCATCAATCTCCTCCGCCAGAGCCAGCTTTACCCCACACAAGTCGCCCAAGAGGGCAAAGGCGACGCCGCCGTCAAAAAGCGCGCCAAAACCACCGCTGCCCCGAAGGGCAAAGGCAAAGCTGTCAAAGCTGGAGCCAATGCCAAGATCAAAGCGAAGGTGCTGATGATTTTCACCCGTCAGCTTGCTACGCTGATTGATTCTGGCCTCCCTCTTCTGCGCGGACTCACCGTGCTGGCCCGTCAGGAGCCAAACCCCGTGATGAAGAGCACCGTTTCCACCATCGCAGAAAACGTGCAGACCGGCAGCACCTTCTCCGAAACGCTCTCCCAATACCCGAAGATCTTTAACAAGCTCTACATCAACATGGTGAAAGCCGGGGAGCTGGGCGGGGTGCTCGAAGTCGTTCTCAACCGTCTCGCGGAATACCAAGAGAAGGCCCAGAAACTGAAGAACAAAGTCGTCGCTGCGATGGTTTACCCCATCATCGTGATGATCATCGCCGTCGTCATCATGGTCTTCCTCATGTTGGTCATCGTGCCTCGCTTCGAAAAAATCTTCGAAGACATGCTCGGTTCTGCGGACAAGCTCCCTCAGCTAACTAAAATCGTCATCGGCTTCAGTCGCTGGATGGGTGACAATTTCCCTTACCTCGTCGCTGGTGTTGTCGTCATCACCGTTGCCTGGAAGCTCTATGCAGCCACCGTCGGCGGTCGTCGTGTCATTGACGGACTCAAACTCAAAATCCCCCTGTTTGGTGACGTTCAGCGGAAAACAGCCATCTCCCGTTTCAGCCGCACCCTCGGCACCCTCGTCACTTCCGGTGTTCCCATCCTTCAGGCTCTCAACATCACCCGGGAAACCGCTGGTAACGTCGTCGTTTCAGACGCCATCACCAAGGTGCATGATGCCGTCAAAGAAGGTGAATCCATGGTGGCCCCGCTGGAGTCTAGCAACGTCTTCCCTCCGATGGTTATCTCCATGGTAGACGTGGGTGAAGAAACCGGCCAGCTCCCAGAAATGCTCCTCAAAATCGCTGACGTGTACGAAGATGAAGTGGACAATGCCGTCTCGGCCCTCACCTCCATGCTTGAGCCTCTCATGATCGTCATGCTCGCTGTGGTCGTCGGTGTCATCGTGATGGCCCTCTTCCTCCCACTCATCGAGGTGATCAAAGGCCTCAGCGGTGGAGCCTAG